The Citrus sinensis cultivar Valencia sweet orange chromosome 4, DVS_A1.0, whole genome shotgun sequence DNA segment GAATTCGATTCGTAAATACATTTTGCTATCCATAGCTCAAATTACAGGTTTAAGTCAGCATTCACCCTTTGTGAGACAATCAGTTAGATCGAGGAGTTGACAATGAGAAGTCAGGGAACTCACGGACTGGCTGGTGAACTGAAATTGTGGTGCACCTTCGTGGTTGTAACGAAGGAAAAGGCCAATAAAGTAGGGCAGGGACCATTTCATTGGATTTTCAATAATATGATCAAATGCGTAAAATAGACTAGTGATCGGGTGATCCTTTCGatcttaatattattattattattattttttatgatctCTTGTCATGATCATCATCTAGCTTAATTGGCCAAATGTGATTTGATCATGTTCTCTTCGATGATGATAATCTAAGTGGATATACACAATTTTGAAACTCCGACAAATGACATCATGCAAGTCACGTGCACACGCTTTTGAGTTGGGACTTAGTTATGTTGTAACTGTagtaccgtgccacagttacAATCAGTTATTGGATTTACTTGGATCTACTGCTGCACCCTTTATCCAAGTGAATCCAATAACTGtttgcaactgtggcacggtaccacagttgtaACATAGCCGGACCCTTTGAGTTGCCATGCTAATTGCAATGTTATCACATGCACGTGTGCTCGTGCCCACACGCACGCCACGATAAAATAAGACCAGCTTCCCCGACATCGAGGGATGGGGATTTGTGCAATTACTGGGCCAAATCTCTTGAGTAACCCGAAATCTCAAAAGTAGAAACTTGTTTACGCTTCATATTTTAATCTGTTTCTTTCAACACTTCAAAGCTCACACTCCcaccattttgtttttctttttcctttttctctttctgtGGGGACTTCACCGAGTAGACTATGAGTTTCCTGAAGAGATTTTATATCGCGTACATAGTTATCGTTTATATATCTTCAATCTGATCCACAAATTGATCGCTTGGCAGCTAATACGTATAACCTTGGATTTTCTTCTCGTTAAATGGATGTAAAGCTGTCTTTCAATGTATTTTGTATTGGTTTGCAAGTTCGCTGttaaaattcatcaaaaatattatgtatAAGTGATTTCACATAAATGATATTTGAATCAAAGTCTCTAGTTCAATTTCACATCTCACTCTATTAGACGAGTGTTGAGAATCATCTTTAATACCAATTTGTTGGGTGTGCACCTatcaatttaagtttttagACAAAATGACGTCAAAacatccaaaatttattgaccTAGACAGCAACTTAGGAAGAAAATCATGGTTGCCTAGTTTCTATTTAAGGCTCCTTTGAAGATTAAGGGCTAGTTTGGTAAtgctctaatttttaaaataattaccgTTAATTatgttgtaaaaataatcaactgtGAAGAAAATTCGTTAAAcgtttgataaaaataaacatgtatataaaaacatttcttattgtgtatatataataattgatgactaacatataaattttatattattaattttattttttattttgttatctcaatataattggtaataacaatcccttaaaaattaattattttatttcttaattaatgtaattatatgtatatatatatatatataattgtattaagcaaaaaattgattctgaaaatcagatattaaaaaagtattcctactttctttttcaaaatctgtTGGAGGATGAGATGATTTTACtagaaatgatttttaaaaaaatttaccaaacattaaaattaatttttaaccttTCAAAACCACTTTTGAACTTCCTAGAAATAGTTTCAAATGAGTTTAAGGCATGAGAGTGTTGGAACCAATAGTGATTTATGCTAATATATTCTTCAAAGATTCATTAATGTTATTCCCAGTGGTTGGAAGTATGGATTATTATATCACATTCCACTTTCTCTTTTCATGTGAAACAATCTCTATCTTTGATGTTTGAGGTGTGTCCAAAAGGAGATCATGTGGGAAAGGGGCATTCAAGTTCCCAAATGAACAAGCAAGAATATTAGACCAAGGAATTTTATCTTCTCTACACAACTAGCCCGGCCATGGACATTGAGTCCAATCCGCAAGTTACTAtcacaattcataaaaatcGAACCCCAGAACTTCCCTAAAGAGGAGGCATTCAAATTTTTCTGGGCCAGAGTTGATTTATGACGGTCAAAGATATATAAGCAAACAAATTAACTTTCATCTAACTAAAgttaacaatttattaaagagTGACTTCCAAGctctgaaaaagaaagagtgggATCTACCAATCCATAAATTCGTATAATGATATACATGTAAAGGAATTTGTAGAATCACATAGGAATAACATATAGTTATACATATACAGTTGTCTatcaattaatgtaacatacgacatattatttattgatagGTGTTATTAGACTCTCATATCAATTGATAGCCCTTTGTTCACTAagttaagatttaaaatttgctttttaattgatgtttcacctataaataattatttatgtttacaATAATAGTTTATTACATTATTTCGTTATTCATGTGTGATTTAATAACACACACATGTAGTCCTTCTCTAGTGTGGgcatccttattttttttcatgcgaACACGCTTTTAAACTATGCGGTTTAAGagagttaaattttaatgttattaaacCTCACAACTTTATAgtgcattaaaaaataacacacGGCTTAATAATGTGTCcgcattaaaataaataaaagcagTGCGTGCGTGTGCACACGCATATGTGTGCGTGCGCGTGTGTATCACATTAGTTGAGATACAAGCTAACTTAATGTTTAACTTAATTTAGAAGTATACTAGCATTGGTGAAATTATTAACTGAATAATTGCTACAGAaagatattattttgtatCTTTGTTACTTTATATGCAAAGTATTACTACTCTTCTCAACATAGCCCCATGGCCAACATCTACTTGAAAGCCAATTCCACTAAATCTAGTTGAAATCCTAGAATCCAAGAAAACACAGCTCTTTGCTCCCCACAATTGACAGCCCCCAGCATGACCTCTTGTTTTTGACAGCATGAGAAGGATAAAAGCTAGTTGCAATGGAACCCCACTTCACTTCTATAACAAAAGCACAAATTCACATCAAGTGGGGGCTCTCCAAaacaatcatcatcataaaatattattattgacagtgcatttgattattataaagCTAACCTCCCACTACTCTCAATCATTTCAAAGTCCAATCTAAATTCCCTCTACAATCTCACAAATTCCTCCTTTTATTTTCCCACACTCAGTGACATAACTTCCAAACACAACTTTCTAAGTTTGATTCATCAGCCATGTCTTTGACACTTTCAGACACAGacaaaatttacaagaaaTCATTCCATCACAGGAATGATTCTGGTGAGCTTGATGTTTTTGAAGCTGCCCGATATTTCTCAGGATACAATGAAGCTGCAGCCGCTGCATTTTCTCAAAAGATCCTGAGAGAAGATCACAGGCAGGCCTGGAGAGGTGGCAGAATCAGCTTGGATGTGCCCTTGAGAGACTCAGTTTTACAACAACTTCCTCAACATCATGCTAATAATGCAATTAGCTACCAGAAACAATCACTTAACACTATTGAAAAGCaaatgaaagagaagaaatacAAGCAACCGAGCTCTCCAGGAGGGAGACTTGCAAGCTTCTTGAACTCTCTGTTCAGCCAATCAggttcaaagaaaaagaagtcaaAGTCAACGACTCAGTCGctgaaagatgaagaagagaGCCCTGGGGGAAGGAGAAAGAGAAGGAGCAGCATCAGCCATTTTCGGAGCTCAAGCACCACTACTGATTCTTCATCAAAGTCATTGTACTCTTCTTCAAGTTCAGGTTTTAGGACACCTCCTGCTTATGCATACACACCCACAAAGAGTTACAAAGATTTTAGAAGCTACTCAGATCACAAGCATCAAGTGGAGTCTTTGTCTTTGTCAAAGCATAATATTGGAGGACAAGTAGTACTGAAACCTACAACAGCCTTACTACAAAATAATGAGGTAACAACAATATTGGATCATCATGACAATTTCAAGTTCAATAATAACACAAACTCAGAGAAGCACAAGACTAGGAATTGGGTTGATCAGTATTCATCTGAGGAGaaagaatttagaaaattcGATGAAGTTGATGACGGTGCTGACAGTGATTCAAGCTCAGATCTCTTTGAGTTACAAAACTATGACTTGGGTATTTACTCAAGTGGGTTGCCTGTGTATGAGACTACTCATATGGATAGCATCAAGAGAGGAGCACCAATTTCCAATGGCGCTATGTGAACTGTGTACATTTTCCACGTTGTTTAtggttttaatttaatttaatttctttgtttttattacttaCTATTAGAAGCTGTGAGAAGAAACCGATATGTCTTAGATTTTGCTGTAGCTTCTTTCAAAGTTCTTTCAATGCTTTTCCCCCCCCTCTGTGTGTACAGTTTGGAATGTTTGCTTGTCTTTACTTTTTGTTCATGGAGTGCAAGAACAAAGTTAAATGTCCACCGTTGTTGTGACTGATTTGAGATTGTGCCATTGAAAAGAGATTTTCCACTAAATCAATGGAGATAAAATGCATAGCATGATCACAGCATGTGGACTTGTATCTTTCAATCTTTTGAATTTGGACAAGGGGCAATAATTCATCAATTTCTATTGCACGTGTGATTCATGTAGCCACATATCTtgttttctccattttttttcttattttttttcaaagaaatagAATTCCCATTCAGCAACCTAACATGTCTAACGTGAATTTTGATGGTATGTGTATGTCACTAGATGGGTATGTATGCCTGCTTCAATGTTTTGTGATTATTCACCAATGGAGGTTCCGAAATGATCTACTTATCGTTTCAATTATAGCTGGTGACATCTCctgggttttgatttttatgcGTATAGTAAACCTCAATTAttgaattgatatttttctgtttttatcTTAATCATCATCTTATTAAATTGAAGGATCTGCCCTACGGTGAGTAtatgaacataaaatataattttatgattttttgcGTATAATATTAAAGTTGCAGATTAGTTAAATTGCGCCATATATCAGTACTACTCACTATAAGTACCATCATCTACTctacacacatacatatatagaaatgttttaatctaaaattttgaagtgCATAAAAGGCCagaaaaatgcataaaatgtGCGgtttaaatgctttaaattttaagtctcTTAAACCCCACAGTTATAAAGATTTCCCAAACTTTtcctgtattttaaaatttcgaACCAGAAAactgctatatatatatatacatatacatacatacatacatatacatagacacacacacacacacacacacacacacacaaaatttcTACCTTAGACATAATTCATTtacttatttcaatttcatgcaTGTAGACGAGATGTTACAACTACATGCGAGGATAATAGAATGCTGGGTTAGACGTTCAGAAGAGTAGCGTCAATATGGGAGCCAGACGAAAAGCTACACTCATATTTAAAAGGGAACATTGAGTTAATGTTGCATCTATTTTTCAGCCAaactcataattataattcttgtttgctatatatatatatatatatcgtaATACTCGGCTGTCTTGTCAAAAGATCAAAATTGGAAGGCAAGAAGGCAAAATTCGTTTTCTGATCAGCACTGGGGACAACATATATTAGATTCCTTTAATTAAAGGGAAATTTGGGATAAATAATGGCAACTTTTGAAGTTTTATGAATAAAGAAACTTAGTTAAGGCAAAAAGGAAaccttaataataaaaaatattatattttatatgcaTTAGATACAAAATCtagacaaagaaaaaagaagcaaattaaaCTATAGATCTTTTAATTAGGCATAGATAATGGTCCAGCTTTCTAAGCTCTATGATTAAGTGAGGGAAAAGGCAAAATCTAATCGGAAGATAGAATTAGAATTAATCATGTCTGAAATAAGCCACATGTGaagatttctttattatttttggcagCATTAGCCCCCAGGTCTCATAAAGAGTCGGCCTTGATTATTTATCCTTTAAAATCGACACACCCcttgacaaattaaatttagtggGTATATGAGAGAaagattttatcattttaacatgtgaattttgatgattcttaGAAAGATTTTAACACATACATATGACTTTTGATGATTCTATCACACATGAAAGGGATTGTGAATTAAACAGATAAAATGagataataatatcatatcgTTCGCCGTAAAACACGAATCACGTTATCTATTAGATTAATTCTCAACAAACGTATTGATAATTTTCCTGCTTAAGTGGATTATTGATAGAGCCATAAATTAGCTGAGTGTGCttgtatttttctctctttctctcctGGAGTAAGCACTAAACACTAAA contains these protein-coding regions:
- the LOC102619821 gene encoding protein BIG GRAIN 1-like E, translating into MSLTLSDTDKIYKKSFHHRNDSGELDVFEAARYFSGYNEAAAAAFSQKILREDHRQAWRGGRISLDVPLRDSVLQQLPQHHANNAISYQKQSLNTIEKQMKEKKYKQPSSPGGRLASFLNSLFSQSGSKKKKSKSTTQSLKDEEESPGGRRKRRSSISHFRSSSTTTDSSSKSLYSSSSSGFRTPPAYAYTPTKSYKDFRSYSDHKHQVESLSLSKHNIGGQVVLKPTTALLQNNEVTTILDHHDNFKFNNNTNSEKHKTRNWVDQYSSEEKEFRKFDEVDDGADSDSSSDLFELQNYDLGIYSSGLPVYETTHMDSIKRGAPISNGAM